The Pirellulales bacterium genomic sequence CGGCGCAGTCGATTGCCGCAGGCGATCGACCCGACCAACAGCGCCGCCGAGGCCAAGAGGACGTCATGCGGTCGACCGAATCTGACGAATGCGTCGCAGAGGAGCGAGCCGACGATTCCCCCTGTGGTTCCCGCAGCGGCGATGACGCCGAACAGCCGTTTCCCTTGGGCGCTGGTGAAGCTGTCGACCGCGACGCTCCAAAACAGAGTCACTACGTAGAGATTGAACACGCTGAGCCAAACGAAAAAGACCCGCTTGAGCGCCAGCGGGGCCGGGTCCCCGGCGTGGGCCAGCCCCCACCAAAGCCCCAGGAGATTCAACACGAAAAAACCGTCGACGACTGTCAGCAGGCGGCGTCGCGGCAGGGCGGCCACGACCAGCGAATAGATCGGCGTGGCGACGACCATGGCCGCGAGGGTCCAGACGAACGACCAAGCGAGCTCTGCGGAGCTGAACCCGGCCCCGTACGCCTCGCGGACCGGCCTCAGCACGTAGTACGAGGCGAGCACGCAGAAGAAACTCCCCGCTCCCCAGGCAAGCGGCCAAGCCTCGCCGGTGCGGACGTCGACCAAGGGGGGGCGGCGAGTGTGCGGATCGGACGGCATTGTGCGGGTCGGGCAAACTCGACGCAGGGTCGGCGGCTTGGGGCGTTCCCGCGGCGCGGGTATACTTGGGGACGACGACCGATTGTGACACTCCGCCGCAGCGGCCTCAATTCGACTGATTCGAGATTCTCATGGCCACGATTGATTCCGAAACGCTCCTCGAAGAGGACGTTGCCGTCTCGGACGACCCGACCGCGCTGAAGCCCGCCGACGAGCGCACGCTCGAATGGCCCGAGTCGACGGTCAATCCCGTTCAAGTCCGCTGGCGGTACGCGCTGGGCATTCCGCTGATTCACGCGTTGGCGTGTCTTGCGTTCTTTCCGTACTTCTTCAGTTGGACCGGCGTCGTGCTGGCCGTGTTGGGGTTGTACGTGTTCGGCACGCTGGGGATCAACTTGTGTTATCACCGCCTGCTGACCCATCAGGGGTTCGTGATGCCGAAGCGGCTGGAGCACTTGCTGGCGATCCTCGGCGTCTGCACGCTGCAAGACACGCCGGCCTGCTGGGTCGCGATGCACCGGATCCATCACCGCCACAGCGACGAGCGACCCGACCCCCACAGCCCGCTGGTGACGTTCTTGTGGGGGCACTGCGGGTGGTTGATGTTCAAGAATCGCGAGTTTCTGAACGTCAACTACTATCAGCGTTTCACCCGCGATCTGCTGCGAGACCCGTTCTATCTCAAGCTGGAACGGGGAGCCAAGTGGTTGTACGTCTATCTTGGCAGCATGCTTTTCTTTTACGGAATCGGCTTCGCGATCGGGGCCGCCTCGGGAGGGCTTGCCGCGGGGGTTCAATTCGGCGCCAGTTTAATGGTGTGGGGCGTCTTTGTGCGAACGGTCGTTACGTGGCACATCACCTGGAGCGTCAACTCGGTGACCCACGTGTGGGGCTATCGCAACTACGAGACGAGCGACAACAGCCGCAACAACGTGCTGGTGGGCCTGTGGAGCAACGGCGAGGGGTGGCACAACAACCACCACGCCGACCAGCGCGCCGCCGCTCACGGCCACAAGTGGTGGGAGTTCGACGTCACCTGGTTGACGATTCGTCTGTTGGAAAAAATCGGCTTGATTCGCGACGTCATCCGTCCCCGATCGTGGCAGGAACCGAAGACCAGACCCGCCCCCGGCGCATGAAAAAGCCCCGACCTTCCGGCCGGGGCTTGTGAACTGTGCGGATTGATCGGGACGTCGCGGCGGGCGTCAGTACGCCCCGTTCGCCGC encodes the following:
- a CDS encoding fatty acid desaturase; protein product: MATIDSETLLEEDVAVSDDPTALKPADERTLEWPESTVNPVQVRWRYALGIPLIHALACLAFFPYFFSWTGVVLAVLGLYVFGTLGINLCYHRLLTHQGFVMPKRLEHLLAILGVCTLQDTPACWVAMHRIHHRHSDERPDPHSPLVTFLWGHCGWLMFKNREFLNVNYYQRFTRDLLRDPFYLKLERGAKWLYVYLGSMLFFYGIGFAIGAASGGLAAGVQFGASLMVWGVFVRTVVTWHITWSVNSVTHVWGYRNYETSDNSRNNVLVGLWSNGEGWHNNHHADQRAAAHGHKWWEFDVTWLTIRLLEKIGLIRDVIRPRSWQEPKTRPAPGA